Part of the Melopsittacus undulatus isolate bMelUnd1 chromosome 12, bMelUnd1.mat.Z, whole genome shotgun sequence genome, AACAcacaataggaaaaaaacaaaacaaaaggagcCAGACACAAGAGGGAGACACACTGCCGGGCTCTAGCTCTAGCCTCTCAGCTCTTCACCTAAGCTCCACAGCAGCTAAGCTCTTGGGCTACCGCCTTTCACACTCAAGGCTGCAGGTCCCAAGGTTTCCAAGGTGcataggaaaaggaagaaaggaagtaaACTACAAGCCTGTTTCTGTTTTAGGTTCTCCCCATCTGTATCCCTCAACCCAATGGCTGCTGGAGGATATTCTTGACTCCGACAGctcttttcctgtcttccaGTGAGACCCTGCCTGGGCACCAGGTTCACTGTAAGTCGTTGTTTCCTCTCTGGAACATGGGCAGTGGGTTTTGCAGTGAGGGGAGGGAGTGGAGGATGTTGTGGGGGGATGACAGGCTTTTGTCTCACAGCAGGTGGTGGGGACATGTCAGGGAAGGCGAGAGGAAAGAGCCAAAAGAAGTCGGTAAAGCTGGCCCTCTGCTTGGTATTTGTACTCAAGACTTCTTGGGGCAGCTTCAGCGTGCCAGTGCTGGCCTGTTGTCCAGTCACCTctcacagccctgctgagaaAAACCACGTGGCATGGTGCTTCCGGCTGCTTCATCCTCTGGCTGGCTGCCCTCATGCCCGCTGGAGATCTCAGAGTCGCAGTCAAGCGCTTCGTAGATGGTAGGCAGTGTGGTTTGCTGGCTGAGGCGTTTGCGCAGGCCCACAAGCAATGGCTGCGGCATGGATGAGACGTCCACGTTGTTGCCAAGGTCAACCCAGGCTAGGCAAGGAAATTTGTTCATGTCCTTCATGGTATCAGTCAGCTCCTTCATGGTCGCTCGGGTCAGTCGGTTGCCATTGAGGGAAAGATGAGTGAGCTTGGGTAGTGCCCAGAGGAAGGGCAGCAGCAAGCGCACCATGTCATCATTCAGCTCGGTGAAGCTCAGGTCCACAGAGGTGAGGTGGTCCCCGTTGTTCTGCAGGTAGTAGGCCATGCGGTGGACATCCCGCATGGTCAGGGGGATCCCTGACAAATCCATGGAGTCCTGGCTCACTTTCTTCTGTAGGCTGGTCTTCAGGCTAATGGTGGAAAGGGGGAGAGACAGAGAGATCATTAAGGAGAACACTCTCATCCATCTCTCACCCAAGGGAGTGAGCACTTGGGACGGGGGGAACTCATTAAGAACATGGGCTAGAAAGTTAAGCAAAGGGTTAATGGAGTTCATTGGAGAAACAGGTACAAGGTTTGTACCATGCCTCAGGGCAGACTGTGTCCTGGGGCTTTCCTGTATATTCTCAGCACTTACACATAAACTTTGTCAGAACTGGCTGAATGCAGGATGCTAAAGAGTCTCCCACTAGTGCATTTCAATGGGCATGTATGCGCATGTACAGACGCTCATGcatagaaagcagaaataaccaAGGCAAGCAAACTTTCGAGGTGCACTGGTTTGCACTGTGTGTGGGCTGTTTGTGCACCACCTCTCCAGGTGAATGCCAAAGTCTGTGGCAAACACTGTGCTGAAGGGCTACTGTAGAGGACAGCAGTGTTAAAAGgctgagaaataaatattttatcaggAAAACAATCTATAGGCAAACTGTACTCCAGGAGTGGATTTACTGTATGTCCCTTTAAAAGCCTTCCTAAACAGCACTTAGTCATTAAGCAGCACCAGTGGGTCTCTGTGGTCAGCAAATCATCTGGGatctgctgcagctgtgagGACATAGGGGTGCTAAAACTAGAGAGAGGGGTTTAGCCATTTCTTTTGTTGTCTGCCTGGCAAGTGGAGTGAGGATGAGGTGGGTAAGATGTGCACCAGGCAAAggtgtgctatggggctatgTATGCAAGGGAGTGGGATGTGGAGTTTTATGATGGACTGTGGGAAGTGGAAGCTGTGGGGCCATAGGACCTGGTGGGGATGCACTGCAGGAGAACCTAATGTCTTGGTGTAAATGATACTAGTTTTGCTGTCCTTTCAGGCACATCTAGCTTTAAGGTTATGGGAGCCTTAGTAGAACCCCCCACAAACCAGTGTCACTAATCATGTGCTCAGTGGGGTCTGTAAGTGCCTTGTTGAGCTTGGGAGGATCAGGGTGGGTTAAGAATTAACCACCAATTTGAAGGTCCCCACTCTTCCTATCTGGCTCTCCGTAGTGTCCTGCACACGTGTGGCACAGCCAGTCCCTGAAAGCAATGAGTACACGGGGACATGCAATTTCCTtggaggaggctgcagcaccGCAGGAGCTCCTGTGGCAGGTGAGAATGTCTCTACAAGCCCTAGGTTTGCCAGGCCCTTCTGTAGCTGTGAGAGGATGTGACAATGCTTCTATAGCTTTGCTTTACACATGCAGTTTATGGCATCCTGCAAATCTGAGTCCTTAATAATCCCCTATGAGCATGTCACGCAAGTGGAATAAATGTGCATCAGTGCAGGCAACAGCCCTTTGTGGACACATTCAACAGTGcaaacctgtagctgtgcttccTTGTAGGAGTGTGAGGTGAAAGACCTCATGGCCTGGCCTATCAATTCTCAAGCCCAAAAATAcctatcctgggttcagcagcactTTGTTCGAGCTGCTGCTGTATGTCCTTATGCTTCTCATAGGAATTCACTGTGCAAGGCTCAGACTGTATCTGCAAACTTGTATTTGAGTTAATGAGCTTTAATCATAGAGAGTTAATAACAATATGAAATAACTTACATTCAGGCCTAAAGGATTAAAAGAGCCTTATGCAGTACTTACTAAATGTTTACACTTTACATAACCCAGACTACTCCTCAGTGAATCACAGGAGGGGCAAGGGGAGCAGTGCTTGTCTGTACTGTACAGCAGAGACGGATATACTGGTGAAATATTAATCTGAAATCACATAAATTAGTTCTCCAAAGGGCCTTCATTTGAAGATGGTATTTGATATCTCTCCAGTATCAGAGCCCCAGAAACAGGATTGTGAAGATCATTGTTTGTTGCAGCAGTGCAGTTCTCTTAGTTGCAGGAGTTGTGAACTGTGCATACTGCAGTCTGAAAGGCACTAGACTAGCCTCCCTATTCCTGCTAAATCAAGGGATGCTTGATATCAGCCTAGGATGCCTTGGAGCTGTATTTTGTCAACTCTCCTGGTAAATAAATGTGCGCTTTTTGGTACAGTTTGTCACCAGGGACTAGCGGTGGTGTGGCACAATCTACCACAAAAGAGGATTCAAACTGTATAAGTTCAGTCAGGGACTGGCCTCAGAACTGGAAGTCTTCAGTCTCCCCTGGAACAATGTTTTCCCTTTAGCTGTTCTAGGTGTTTTATCTGGGTGTTTGTTTGATGTGGAGTACTTCTAGCAAAAGTAAACATCAAATGCACAGTGGAGATGTGCATTCATGCTGGTGAGATTAAGCAGGGAGAAATGAATCTTGATGTAAGCCTGACTGCATAGGGAAAATAGTCCCCTCTATCCAGCAGGGGCTCATGCAGAAGGTT contains:
- the LRRC75B gene encoding leucine-rich repeat-containing protein 75B, with the protein product MGSRLSRQSSLEDESTEEPCTGRLEGGRGDFHLSSLLLHPQKLPGVLRKASPAPYVRRVGWLREIQATIREHKREHAVHILRLLRKDLGLEGTFLNEVLYKNATFLNLVDPISHDLLMSLARDLQCPKKEYDPWKSSDRICRQLIYHLTPHSKWHRHGVPRRKSQVCLKTSLQKKVSQDSMDLSGIPLTMRDVHRMAYYLQNNGDHLTSVDLSFTELNDDMVRLLLPFLWALPKLTHLSLNGNRLTRATMKELTDTMKDMNKFPCLAWVDLGNNVDVSSMPQPLLVGLRKRLSQQTTLPTIYEALDCDSEISSGHEGSQPEDEAAGSTMPRGFSQQGCER